GCAGATCGGCGTTTTCTACGTGATGACGCAGATTTTTAGTGAAACGGTGGGTAACGGTGGTGGTGCAACCTGCCAGCAGCAGTTCCATGCTCATCGGGCGGCCAACGATGTTCGATGCGCCAATCACCACGGCGTTGAGGCCGAAAGTATCAATGTTGTAACGCTCAAGCAGCGTGACGATACCGCGCGGAGTGCAGGGACGCAGACGCGGAGCGCGCTGGCACAGACGACCGACGTTGTAAGGATGGAAACCGTCCACGTCTTTGTCCGGGTGAATACGTTCCAGCACTTTGACGTTATCAATTCCTGCCGGTAATGGCAGTTGTACCAGAATGCCATCGATGGTGTTGTCGGCATTCAGGACATCGATAAGCTCCAGCAGCTCTGCTTCGCTGGTGGTTTCCGGAAGGTCGTATGAGCGGGAGATGAATCCCACCTCTTCGCAAGCTTTGCGTTTGCTTGCGACATAAATTTGCGATGCAGGGTTGCTACCCACCAGCACAACGGCCAGTCCTGGCGCCCGCAGTCCGGCCGCAATACGCGCCTGAACTTTTTGAGCAACCTCAGAGCGCACCTGCTGCGCAATCGTTTTACCATCTATAATCTTTGCTGCCATCAGAGAGAGGATTCCATCTGTTACGTAGGTCGAAGGGGATGCGTCTATTTTGTCAGAAGCGGGGCGCGCTGTCAGGTTTCGTTTTCTGGACTATCTGTAATCCGCTGTTTTTTTGGCAACAGCGCGTTGCTGGTTTGATAGTTACCCGGCTCATATAAATGAAAAACAGGTTTACCTGTTCCAGACTGAGGGCGGATATGTGTTTCCTTGCTTTCATGGTGAGATAAATAGACACCGCCGTACACTTGTTCAGCAACCGGTTCAAAAGCCATTGACTCAGCAAGGGTTGACCGTATAATTCACGCGATTACAGCATCTCGCGGTGTAATGCGCCCTTAGCTCAGTTGGATAGAGCAACGACCTTCTAAGTCGTGGGCCGCAGGTTCGAATCCTGCAGGGCGCGCCATTCCAATTCAATTAGTTACACCTTCTTTACCTCCTTCATAATTTCAGAGTGGACGTATTTGGGACATCGTTACCAAAAATGTCGTCTGTTTTCCTCGCGTGCTCCGTCAAATGATTAGGCGCAAGGTGAGCATATCTACGCACCATTTCTATGGATTCTCATCCGCCCATTTCCTGAAGCACTGATGAAGAACATCAATGAATGCACCAGGAGGAAACTGATGAGTTAGGTTCAAACTGTAGTACAATTCTCTTCGGTATTAACAGGAAAGAATATGCTATGAACCCTTATATTTATCTTGGTGGTGCAATACTTGCAGAGGTCATTGGTACAACCTTAATGAAGTTTTCAGAGGGTTTTACACGGTTATGGCCCTCTGTTGGTACAATTATTTGTTACTGTGCATCATTCTGGTTATTAGCTCAGACGCTGGCTTATATTCCTACAGGGATTGCTTATGCTGTCTGGTCAGGAGTCGGTATCGTCCTGATTAGTTTACTTTCCTGGGGATTTTTCGGCCAACGATTGGACCTGCCAGCCATTATCGGCATGATGTTGATTTGTGCCGGAGTGTTGGTAATTAATTTGTTGTCACGAAGTGCACCACATTAAAAATAATTACTTTTGAATCGTATAAACATAAAGCAGCCCGTATCTTTATACGGACTGCTTTTTATACTGCTGGTAAATGTTTTTAGGTTAGTGGAGCAGGGAATTACCATATTTGTGTTCTGAACAATAGTAATAAAGTTTTCGGTGAGAAATGCTGTCGGCATTTGTGATTAAATGATTTATAGCAATATAAAAAGGAACTCTTAAGCCTGTTTATTTTTTTAGATTCATACTCATCGTGGATAAAAATCAGAACCACCCGCTGAACGGGTGGTTTTACGTAAGTTTAATTTTATAATTTCAGTGATTTTTTTACGCTACAATAATGCAAATGATAGTGGACAAAAAACACAATCAGTCAATGGGGTCACTGTAGGATGCAACAGCCTGAGCGGGGTGACCTATCCCAACTTTCTCTCTTCCTCCATTATTGCTCAGCCAATAATAAGCATTGTTATCTTTATTAAAAGCGTAAATGCCACAAACACCGTTGTGCTCAATCATGGTGTGCCATCCACTATTAGCTACATTGCCCCATTCCTGGTAAAGCCCTGCGTTAACTTCTCGCTTCATAATATGCGTTGCAAAAAGATCATCATAATCGTAACTATCGATATCACGTGCTTCAGGAAGTTCTCCGTTCATATCTTTAATCCACGGTAAAGTATCTTTAACTGAATAATAAGTTTCACTGCTGTGTTTGAAAAAACGCTTCACGATAAATATATAAGCACCGGCAGATTGATTTGTTATTTTATCAGTGGCGAAAATGGAAAATAACTTCCAAACGCACTTTTCATCTACGTTCGGAAAAGTCACTGTGCCATCCTGACTCACCGCCAGAGCATTATTGTCTGCATCAGTGCTACAGCTCCATGTTACCTTATCATTATTAACTGGGTCATTATCAATGACCATCTTGAAGGTGGCACCTGGAAACAAGCTATTAGGAAAATTGTAACCAAACTTCATATCATTGTTAATATCATAGATATGGTTATCAACTAAAACGCCTGTAATTTTACTCATTATGGACCCTCTTTGTTTATTAAATAAAAGGTTGTATTCCTGTGTAAAGGAATATGCTGATATTAATGCAGTTAATAAACAATTGTTCTTATTTAAAATTTATATAGTGGTATGAATATGATTATATACCCCCTCTGAGTAGTGGCTACGCCGATTATTCGTGTCTTGTACGGAATATCTACAAAGTACCAAATCGTCACAAGCGCAAACCTGAGTCGAAGCCATCCGAAAATCATTTATTATTTCAGGCGTCAGCGCAACGACAAGAGCCAATGATCTGGTTGGTATTCTTACCGGATACAAGGCTTACGGAGCGATAGCCGGTTGTACGTTCTTCATTGCGCGTGGTGGGACGGTTTTGATCCACGTGCGTGGGATGCTGGAAGCCTGATGGATTTTGCCGTACCGGTGGTGGCGTGGCTGTTGTTTCGATGAATATAGTACAACGCAGGATAATATGGGGTACTGGCAGAATGATTCTGCCAGTGGAGGCATATTAACGCAGAAGCTGCAGAACGTTCTGCGGAACTTGGTTAGCCTGGGCCAGAACAGAAGTACCTGCAGACTGCAGGATGTTCGCGCGGCTCATTTCAGACACTTCAGATGCAAAGTCAGCGTCGAGAATACGGGAACGAGACTCGGACAGGTTGTTAACGGTGTTGTTCAGGTTGCTGATAACAGAATCGAAACGGTTCTGTACAGCACCGAGGCCAGAACGCAGTTTATCCACTTTAGCCAACGCGGCATCAATCTTTTTTAACGGATCAGCTGTGGAAACCTTTCCTCCAGAAGCCACTCTCGTATCAGTAAAGGTAGGAGTCATATCAAGCGAATAACCAGTACGGGTTAATTTGACATCCACCTGGGTCAGGTTACCTGCACCATCATCCATAAAAAAATTTCCTTTATTATCAGTTTTCAGCGCATTACCTCCAAAACCGGCTAGTGAGTCACTTTTTACTTCAACGCTGTTAGCCATGTATTTTTCACCTTTTACTGATGTCGTCGGATTTGCTAAAGTCGCTTTCGGATAACCTGAATCATAACGTAAACAGCCATTGCCAAAATCCCAGAGCGGATAGTAATTTCCGTCGTCACACTTTGCATAAAGCTGATCATTTCCCGCTTCTTTTACGATATCAGTCGCATTGGCTGTTCCACCTGTTTTCTCAAGGTTGTTCAATTCGTAGGTTTGCTCTACTTGAATTGATGTTCCCGCTTGGACGGTAGTCAATGGAATATTATTTAACCTGTCTTCTACCGCAAAATCTGTAAGACCCAGGCTGTCATCACTGACTTTGTTCAGCTCGATATCAATAGTTTGAGCATCGTCAGAACCCACCTGAATGGATAAGGCCTGGTCGCGGCTTAGCACTTTTACGCCGTTGAATTCCGTCTGATCTGCAATACGGTTGATTTCTTCCAGACGGGCGTCGATTTCATCCTGAATGGATGCACGGTCTGAATCAGAGTTTGTCCCGTTCTGCGCCTGCACCGTCAGACGACGGATATTCTGCAGGTTATCGTTAACTTCGTTCAGAGCACCTTCAGTAGTCTGAGCGATGGATATACCGTCGTTAGCGTTACGGGAAGCCTGAGTGAGGCCTGAGATACTGGCGGTGAAACGGTTGCTGATAGCCTGGCCTGCAGCATCATCTTTTGCGCTGTTAATACGCAGACCAGAAGACAGGCGCTGAATTGCCGTTCCCAGAGTGGACTGAGATTTGTTCAGGTTATTCTGTGCAACAAGGCTCAGAGCATTAGTATTGATTACTTGTGATATCTATGTGATTCCTATGCGTTGGGCGGGAGAAGCCGCTGACATCTAATTAAAACCAAATATGAAAAAGTGTTTGGCAGCATGAACTATTTAAAAAAACACATGCAATGTTGCTGCCGTATGTCAAATATCGGCAGCTAAGTGAAATGACTAAAGGGACGAAAATGGAGATATGGAATGAAAAATGCCGGTGTGTCGTACAAGAACGCGCTGCGACGGGGTAACTTATTGACTTAAAATGACGTCCAAGGAACTTCTAAGTCGTGGGCCGCAGGTTCAAATCCTGCAGGGTGCGCCATTTCCTCTCCATATGTTTGAATCCTTTTCGCAAATTAAACCATCACTTTTTTGTCGCGGTTTTGCTAAACAATTAATACAGACAGGATTCTGACCAGGAAAGTGAAAAGGAAAGGAGCAAGCAAAGTTGCTCCCTTAAATCATTAATACTCAAGAATGCCGTGAGCGACAGGCAAATAGCGCAGGGAGAAATAGAGCACGTCTTTGCCGCAGGAGGAACGTTTCGCTAACAGCGAAGCAATTTCTGCATCCGGTTTTGGTTTTGCTTCAAAGGTTTTACCTTTACCGGCGACAAACAGTTCATAAACAACGCCGCTGGCGGGGGAGAACGTTTGGCAATCGGCACTGGCCTGCAGATAACGCTCACGCTGTTCGGCAGTAAGTTTATCGACGCCGCTACCATCCTGAACCCAGACGTGGATGCCAGTAGATTTCACTTGTTCCAGCAGTTGCCGATAGCCATCGGGCGACATGTTTCCGGCGAAAAAGCTACTGATATAAACCGGTTTTGCCGAAACATCACTGATCAGCCGTTGTGAGTTGTTTAACCACTTCAGCAATGGCTGGCGAGCGGCTTCGCTGCGCCAGTTCAGGTCGTCAATTTCTGCGCTGATATACCAGCCATCCGGCGTAACGCCGGGTGCGGCGCTCCATAATCTGGCCTGCTGGAGATCGGCGACCAGCAGGCGATTAAGATAGCTCTCCAGCGCCGCAGATGACTGCTTCTGATGCAGAAAAAATTCCGGATCGGCGTTCAGCCCGACAATCAGCTTCAGGCCCGCTTGTTGCGCAGCTGCGGCACGCTTAAACAATAATGCCCGCTGTTCTGGCTGGGTGAACGCATCGCCGTAACGGGTCCATTGCATAATCAGGGTGTCGAATCCTTGCAAATGCAACTGACTCATCAGCCCACGCCACTGGGCGTCGGTGACCTGACTATCGCGATTTTGTGGCTGCCAGATAATACCTTTCATCGCAAAGGAAAAAGGACTGACCAACAAAAGTGTCAGCAATACGAAAATTAACTTACGCATTTACCAGTGCACTCCAATGGTGAGAAACGCGTTGTTGCGCTCCCCTGTACGTTGATTAATCGCCTTAAAGGTATGTTGATATTCGACGCCGAGACTAACTTTGTGTGGCCAGGCGTCGTAGTGCGTCTCGCCGGTCCAGATATTCCAGCGTACGCCAACGCCGCCCACCTGCGCGCCCTGAGTACCTTTATCCCGATAGCCGTTACCCTGTACGTGAGCGTAAGGTTCAATAGTCTGCCCGTTCGCTACCTTCTGATGCCAGCTCACTCGATAATCTGCCGTCCACGCTTGAATATCCTGACGAAAATATTGCGCCGCATCGAGATACAGATTTTGGGCAAACCAGCCTGAACCGTTCGGGTGCCACTCATCGCTGTATTTTCCGCCGTTAAAGAACGAGGCACTGGCACGCAGCATGGTGTCGGAGGCGCCATTTTGCCCGTTTAGTGGGAACTGCTGTTCAACGGCGAGGAAAAAGATCTGATCGCGCAGCGGCTTCCAGCGCAATCCGGTGCCGGACATCGGATTTTTCACCGGCATCATCACTCCGTTTTCTCCGGTATCGGCAAACACACGGCTGTAAACCGAGAGCAGGTCGCCTTCCAGCAGCATATTGCGCCCGATGCGGTATTCGGCTTCCAGTTGCCCGTAGCTACGATAGCTTTTCCCTGGCGCAGCGCCGCCAACATTATTGTTAGCGGTACTCATCGCTCCGGAACGCAAGCCGATGGAGGAATCGAAACTGAACGTCCAGCGGCGACCAACGTCTTCATGCAAGCGACGGAAATTGAAGCGTTGTTGATTTTGTTCCGGCGTTAGCGGTGTAATCAGCGCCTGATTATCAATGTCATCAATCACCTGCCGTGCGTAGTGCTGCGTCGCAGGCATGTCATCCAGACGCTGGTTCACGTAGGCCAGTTGTCTGGTCAGTGCCGGATCGTCCGGTAGTCCTTTATGCGCCTGTTCCAGCATTTCCCGCGATTGCGCGATATCACCGCTATCCCACAAGGCGTAACCGAGCGCCGCCTGGGTGTTGCTGTTATTGGGTTCCAGTTCAAGCGCGGCGCGCAAATCGCTCACCGCCGCTGAGACATTATGACGTTGGCGATAAATCGTTGCCCGCGCAACGTAAGCATTAGCAGAAGGTGCAATGTTAATTGAGCGTATGAGATCGTTCAGTGCGAGTTCCGGCTGACCAGGAATATAACGTTGTGCATGTAGCCACCAGTACAGCGCATTGTTTCCCAGCCCGCGTTGTTCTGCTTGTTGCAGCCAGCGATCGCGAGCCGCGCCATTTCCCGCTGCCTGAGCGGTATTGGCGGCAGCAAGCAGATCCTCATTGCTCATGTCGTGAAGGCTGATTTTCTCCCAGGCTGCCAGGGCGGTGCTGTAATCTTCCACCTGGTAAGCCTGATAAGCCACAGCGCGATGTTGCCAGGCGTTCGGTTGTCGTTGTTCTGCCTGAAGCCATGCATACAAGGCCACGCCGGGTAGCGTGTCCCGGTAACACTTTGCCAGGCGGTTCCAGGCGGCTGCATCGTAAGAAGGTGACATATCCCCAAGCAAACGAACGATTGCTGGGCAATTATCTGCAATACCCGGCAACTGACTTTGCCACTGACGTTGCGCCGCCAGCGGCAAGGGTTTCGATAAAATCGCCACTTTTGCAGGTGTCGCCAGGTAAGGATGACTATCCAGCAGAGACGCCAGCCGTGTCATTAAAGTCTGGCTGACGGTCGCATCACCCTGGAAGGGATAGCGTTGCAGCAATAAATCGGCAGCTTCGCGTGACTGCTCGTTCTGCATCAGTTGCCAGGTCAGTTGATCCAGGCGGGTAAGATTTGCCGGTTCTTGCTGATACAGCAATCGTGCCAGACGCAGGGCTTCAGCCTTGTTACGGGTCGCTACGCTAACGGCATAACGCTCTTCAAGCATTTCATCGGCGGGGAGGGTAGCGAGCAGTCTTTGCGCCGCGTCGTACTGACCTTCTTTTAACAGCACCGGTAGCGTTGCGCCAACAACATACTGGCGGTTATCGGCAAACTGTACCTGATGATTCGCCAATGCCTGCACGGGGTTGGCGCTGTATTTCGATAACAGATAGAGCCAGCTTTTCTCTTGTGCGTCCGTGGTAAATAGCGGCGTATTTTCAGCGAGATAACGCTGGAGACGTGCTTTTTCGCCACGATAAGCTAGCGCGGTCGCGTAAGTAATATACGACTGTGGATCGGTGAAGATTCCCACTGATTGCAGTGCAAGGATCCGATCGTCCAGTTGCCCGGCAAGAAGCACGTCAAACCACTGACGGCGCTCTGCCGCGCTTAATGTGTTCTGCTGGCGTGCTTCATTGTATAGCGTATCTGCCTGCGACCATTGTTTCAGGTAGATTGCTCGTTGCAGCAGATCGGTCCGCAACGTTCTCCCTTCCGGCGATGCGGCAAACTTTGCATCGTCCAGTTGCGCTCTGGCAACAGGCAACTGCGCCAGCCGCAGCGCATTCTGCCCGACTTCACTGCGGCAACGCAGGGTCGGCGCAGCATCGCACGCTTTTTGCTGGGCGAGCAGCTCTTCAACAGTAGTGACGGTTTTGGCTTCTACTGGAATAGCCGCGAGATTGCGTTCAAGTCGGGCATCTCCAGGGTGACGTTTTAGTTGATCCTCAAGCAATAATCGCGCGCGGTCATCATGACCAAAATGGCGATAAGCCTCCGCCAGATATAACGTCAACGGAATATTATCCGGCACCTGCTGATGAATATATTCAAATTCGCGGATGGCGGTTGCTTCGTCGTTATTTTTCTGTGCCTTCAGCGCCTTATCGAGACGGGGATAAATAACAAAATGGCGATAGTCGCTAAGCCCCAGCTCTTCTGCGCTGGTGCCGATATTGTCTGCGAGTGCGCTGGTACTCAATAAAGACGTCAGCAGTAAACCAGACCATCCGATGACGCGATTAAGGTTATTCTCCTTCATTTTCGGACTCCAGTTGCGCAACCTGTTCTGTGTTTAAACCTGCTTTGAGTAATAGTGATTGCATCGAAACTTGTAATTCGCGTTGAATTGTCAGGACGCGATCCAACGTTTCCTGGCTGATAACGCCTTCGGTGACCAAAAACTTGCCGAGCGGCAGAGAACTGCGTTCATGGCGCAATAACAACACGTTAATGGCTGAACGATTAATATGACCGAGCGTGGTCAGTATTTCGGCGAACAGGAACTGATGCGGCACATATTGCCGCCAGATTTCACCGGCCTGCTGTTCCGTGAGCCACTGATGCTGAACCGCATTGTACAACATTGCCCGTGGATCGTGACCGCGCCGACGTGCATACCAGTGACGTAATCCGGTGACGATTTGTCCACGCAGAACAATGACGTAACGTACTTTTCGTCCGACCTTACGCGCCAGCGCCGCCAGCGAAACTGGGTCAATACCATCTTCACTGCCGACAATTAATTCATCATTTTCCAGACGCAGCGGCAGTACTGCATAATGCAGCGCTACGGAGGCTGGCATTTCATCAATCAGCGAGGAAGGGATCTGCCAGGCATCGATCGATTCCCACGCCACACCGTTTTGTTCAGCCAGTGCTTGCGCCAGTTGTTCGGCGCTAATCAGTCCTTGCATTAGCATCGAGCCGCCGAGACGTAAACCTTCGACACGATTACGCAGTGCCGTATCGAGTTGTTCTTCGGTGATGACCTGATTTTCCAGCAGAATTTGACCTAAAGGGCGCAACGAACGGGTATCGCCAGTCACGCTGGGGAAATCGTGCGTCGTTTTATCCCACGCCACGCGACGCGGATCGCCGTGCTGAAGAACCTGTTTCAGCGCGCGCCAGTTAGCCATAAAGTTAATCAGGTTGCCCCAGAATAGCCGCAGGACGGACAGTAAGCCTTGTGTCAGGCCATAGTAGCCGGTGACAAAAATCACTCGCTGCACAATGCGGTTGATCATCAAGCCAAAGTTTAGCCACAGCAGGGTCATTAACCATGCGCTGCCGCTGAAAATAGAAAGAAAATGCCAGGCGTCGGAGCACAAACTTTCATACGCCATCAACAGCAAAAGCTGGATCATCACCAGCATCGCGAGGAAGCTGACAAAGTTACTGATTGCCCCTTTGCGGTCGCGCCAGAGAAAGTAGTTCAGCGTCAGACTGGAGGTCCATTTGTGGGTTTTAAAACCCTGGAAAACAATGCCGATGATCCAGCGAGACTTTTGTCGAACTGCGGTGGAAAAGGTATCGGGGAAATATTCGCGCACGCAGATCATGTTTGACGTCCGCGCGTGCTGTAAAAATTTACGCTGCTCGCGTTCTTTGGCTTCGTCCACCACTGGAAAACGGACAAAAATTTCCGTCATGCCTTTTTCTTTCAGGCGGAAACCAATATCGTAATCTTCAGTAAGACTCTGCACGTCGAAAGCAATGCCGTCACCGTCAGCTAACAGTGCGGTCACGGCGCGGCGGCTGAAACAGGTGCCGACGCCTGCGCTGGGCACCTGTCCGGCGAGGGCTTCACGCACCGGAACATCTTTGCCATGCAGTTCTGAAAACTCATCGATATAGGTCATGCTGGTGAAGTGCGTCCACTCGCGTTCGAACGGATACACCGGGATCTGAATCAGGTCTTTACGTTCGACCAGATAGTTGAACAGACGCAGTTCCATCGGTGAAATCACGTCTTCGGCATCATGCAGAATAAAACCAGCAAAAGCGAAATTGGCGCTACGCTCAAACTGGGTGATGGCGTCCAGCACATTGTTCAGACAGTCAGCTTTACTGGTAGGGCCAGGACGCGCACAGACCACCTTGTGTACATTCGGAAAGCGAGCGCACACTTCGTCAACATCACGCTGAGTATCGGGGTCGTTGGGGTAAGTGCCGACAAAGATATGATAGTTTTCGTAGTCGAGCGTGGTCGCCGCCAGCTCGGCCATATTGCCGATGACGCCAGTCTCATTCCACGCCGGAACCATAATCGCTAAGGGTTTTTCATCCGGCTTATACAGTTCGCGGTAACTCATTCGCGGGTAGCGGCGATAAACACTCAACTTGCGCTTAATGCGGCGAACCCAGTAGACGACATCAATGAAAAAATCGTCCAGTCCGCTGATGAACATTATGACCGCTAACGTTATCGCGATTACTTTTAAGCCATAGAGCCAGGTAGCAAAAACATCAAGAAGCCAGTCCACACAAAAACCTTACATTAACGCTGGTTATGTTTAGGGTGGCGTATATTAAGGTTTTTTATGAATTGTGACAGCTTTTTACCATTAATAGGTAGGATTATTGCGGCACGTTATTTTTACACTGGTTATAAAAGTTGCTGATTGCTGAATGATTAAGCGGGTAATGTGATCACAAACCTTGTCCCCCGCGCATCTGACGTTACCGCAACCGTGCCTTTATGCGCGACAACAATCGATTTCACTATCGCCAGACCAATGCCGCTACCTTCGCCTTTTCGCTGGCGGGAAGGGTCCACGCGGTAGAAGCGGTCAAACAATCGCGGTAAGTGTTCGGGCGCAATCGGCGTACCAGGGTTTTCGACGGTAACTTGCACCTGGCGATCGACTGTCTGGCAGCGTACTACAATTGCCTCCCCGGCGGGCGTATAACGCAGGGCGTTAGAAAGCAGGTTGCTTAACGCCCGACGCAGCATCAGCGGATCGCCCGCAACCTGACACTCGTCGCCAACAAACCGCAGCTCCACGCCGCGATCTTCCGCTAACGCCTCGAAAAAATCGAATACCTTACTGACTTCATCTGCCAGGTTGAGCATTTTCTTTTCGGGAATTAACTGGTTGTTATCGGCCTGGGCGAGAAACAGCATATCGCTGACCATTTTCGCCATTCGCGTTAGCTCTTCGAGATTAGAGTAGAGCACATCTTCCAGCTCCTTCTGGCTGCGCGACTGGCTGAGGGCGATCTCCGTTTGCGTTACCAGATTCGTAATTGGTGTGCGAATTTCGTGGGCGATATCCGCTGAGAAATTGGACTGACGGGTAAAGACATCCTCGATACGCTCGATCATATGGTTGAACGACAGTACCAGTTGCTCCAGCTCAATCGGCACGGTCTGCGGGTCGAGGCGAACGTCGAGATCTTTCGAGGTAATGTTCTGGATTTGACGGCTGACGCTGCGGATCGGTGCGTGACCTTTATGTACCGCCAACAGCACGATAAAGACGATCAGGATGCTGATTACCGATGCGGTCATAATAAGTTTATTCATCAAATCATTTATGTAATGAAGATGAAAATCGATCGACAGCGCAATGTAGAGCGTATAACTCGGTTTGCCATCCGCCAGTGGGCCAACCGGCAAGCTAATCATCCGCCAGTTGCTGTGTTCCATATGCCCGTGACCGTGGCCCGGCATCATAATCGTCGGGCCGGAAAGGAGATACACCTCGCCACTCCGGGCGTCTTTATCGGGTATTGCATCGTGAGCAAACTCGCGGATATCGGGCGCGCCGGGGGAGTGATACACCGTGTTACCGTGGTTATCTGCCAGGGAAATCAACACGTTGGAATAACCACTGACAATGTCTTCCAGCGTCATTAAGCGTCGGGCTTGTGTCTCTTCGGGATGATTAAGAACGCGCTTGAGCGTGGTGCTAATCTCTTTTAAATCATTAATATCCTGCTCGGCAAAATGCACCTTTACCGAGTGGATCATGATCCATGCGAAGGCGAAAAATGCCGCGATGGTGGCAAGGCTGATAAAAAAGGTCAGGCGGGTTGCCAGCGAAAACGGGCGCTGAAACGGCTTACTGGCCATCCGGCACCTCAAGCATATAGCCCACGCCGCGCACGGTCTGAATCAGCTTCGGCTCAAAGTCGTTGTCGATTTTGCCGCGTAGCCGCTTCACCGCCACATCAATGGCGTTGGTATCGCTGTCAAAATTCATATCCCACACCTGTGAGGCGATAAGCGAGCGGGGCAGCACTTCGCCCTGATGGCGGAGAAAAAACTCCAGCAGAGTAAACTCTTTACTGGTCAGAGTGATACGCGTACCGCTACGGGTGACTTTGCGGCTGACGAGATCGACCATCAAATCGGCAACCTGAAACTGACTTTCGATAATCACCGCCGCCCCGCGCCGCAGTAGAGTGCGCACCCGCGCCAGCAGTTCAGCAAAAGCGAACGGCTTCACCAG
The DNA window shown above is from Escherichia sp. E4742 and carries:
- the nfrA gene encoding bacteriophage adsorption protein NfrA, with amino-acid sequence MKENNLNRVIGWSGLLLTSLLSTSALADNIGTSAEELGLSDYRHFVIYPRLDKALKAQKNNDEATAIREFEYIHQQVPDNIPLTLYLAEAYRHFGHDDRARLLLEDQLKRHPGDARLERNLAAIPVEAKTVTTVEELLAQQKACDAAPTLRCRSEVGQNALRLAQLPVARAQLDDAKFAASPEGRTLRTDLLQRAIYLKQWSQADTLYNEARQQNTLSAAERRQWFDVLLAGQLDDRILALQSVGIFTDPQSYITYATALAYRGEKARLQRYLAENTPLFTTDAQEKSWLYLLSKYSANPVQALANHQVQFADNRQYVVGATLPVLLKEGQYDAAQRLLATLPADEMLEERYAVSVATRNKAEALRLARLLYQQEPANLTRLDQLTWQLMQNEQSREAADLLLQRYPFQGDATVSQTLMTRLASLLDSHPYLATPAKVAILSKPLPLAAQRQWQSQLPGIADNCPAIVRLLGDMSPSYDAAAWNRLAKCYRDTLPGVALYAWLQAEQRQPNAWQHRAVAYQAYQVEDYSTALAAWEKISLHDMSNEDLLAAANTAQAAGNGAARDRWLQQAEQRGLGNNALYWWLHAQRYIPGQPELALNDLIRSINIAPSANAYVARATIYRQRHNVSAAVSDLRAALELEPNNSNTQAALGYALWDSGDIAQSREMLEQAHKGLPDDPALTRQLAYVNQRLDDMPATQHYARQVIDDIDNQALITPLTPEQNQQRFNFRRLHEDVGRRWTFSFDSSIGLRSGAMSTANNNVGGAAPGKSYRSYGQLEAEYRIGRNMLLEGDLLSVYSRVFADTGENGVMMPVKNPMSGTGLRWKPLRDQIFFLAVEQQFPLNGQNGASDTMLRASASFFNGGKYSDEWHPNGSGWFAQNLYLDAAQYFRQDIQAWTADYRVSWHQKVANGQTIEPYAHVQGNGYRDKGTQGAQVGGVGVRWNIWTGETHYDAWPHKVSLGVEYQHTFKAINQRTGERNNAFLTIGVHW
- the folD gene encoding bifunctional methylenetetrahydrofolate dehydrogenase/methenyltetrahydrofolate cyclohydrolase FolD, which codes for MAAKIIDGKTIAQQVRSEVAQKVQARIAAGLRAPGLAVVLVGSNPASQIYVASKRKACEEVGFISRSYDLPETTSEAELLELIDVLNADNTIDGILVQLPLPAGIDNVKVLERIHPDKDVDGFHPYNVGRLCQRAPRLRPCTPRGIVTLLERYNIDTFGLNAVVIGASNIVGRPMSMELLLAGCTTTVTHRFTKNLRHHVENADLLIVAVGKPGFIPGDWIKEGAIVIDVGINRLENGKVVGDVVFEDAAKRASWITPVPGGVGPMTVATLIENTLQACVEYHDPQGE
- a CDS encoding DUF4434 family protein — protein: MRKLIFVLLTLLLVSPFSFAMKGIIWQPQNRDSQVTDAQWRGLMSQLHLQGFDTLIMQWTRYGDAFTQPEQRALLFKRAAAAQQAGLKLIVGLNADPEFFLHQKQSSAALESYLNRLLVADLQQARLWSAAPGVTPDGWYISAEIDDLNWRSEAARQPLLKWLNNSQRLISDVSAKPVYISSFFAGNMSPDGYRQLLEQVKSTGIHVWVQDGSGVDKLTAEQRERYLQASADCQTFSPASGVVYELFVAGKGKTFEAKPKPDAEIASLLAKRSSCGKDVLYFSLRYLPVAHGILEY
- the emrE gene encoding multidrug efflux SMR transporter EmrE, whose protein sequence is MNPYIYLGGAILAEVIGTTLMKFSEGFTRLWPSVGTIICYCASFWLLAQTLAYIPTGIAYAVWSGVGIVLISLLSWGFFGQRLDLPAIIGMMLICAGVLVINLLSRSAPH
- a CDS encoding FliC/FljB family flagellin, producing the protein MSQVINTNALSLVAQNNLNKSQSTLGTAIQRLSSGLRINSAKDDAAGQAISNRFTASISGLTQASRNANDGISIAQTTEGALNEVNDNLQNIRRLTVQAQNGTNSDSDRASIQDEIDARLEEINRIADQTEFNGVKVLSRDQALSIQVGSDDAQTIDIELNKVSDDSLGLTDFAVEDRLNNIPLTTVQAGTSIQVEQTYELNNLEKTGGTANATDIVKEAGNDQLYAKCDDGNYYPLWDFGNGCLRYDSGYPKATLANPTTSVKGEKYMANSVEVKSDSLAGFGGNALKTDNKGNFFMDDGAGNLTQVDVKLTRTGYSLDMTPTFTDTRVASGGKVSTADPLKKIDAALAKVDKLRSGLGAVQNRFDSVISNLNNTVNNLSESRSRILDADFASEVSEMSRANILQSAGTSVLAQANQVPQNVLQLLR